A stretch of Bradyrhizobium sp. CCBAU 53338 DNA encodes these proteins:
- a CDS encoding MBL fold metallo-hydrolase, protein MIFRQLFDSVSGTYSYLLASRAGGEALILDPVLEKVDRYCQLLRELDLKLVKAVDTHLHADHVTGLGELRDRTHCMTVMGDQTKADVVAMRVADGDKVTIEGLSLDVMYTPGHTDDSYSYLMGDRVFTGDTLLIRGTGRTDFQNGSSRAQYDSIFNRLLKLPDETMVFPAHDYKGDTVSTIGEEKRYNPRLQVRSVDEYIELMANLKLPNPKMMDVAVPANMRVGLHQDELAKEGRALSAVEAIRSLHRPDILLVDLRETNERMKHGMLEGALHTPYPSVEESLKPGGMLREVAAATGRRVVFFCAFGERSAMAVAAAKEAGLSNTAHIAGGIDAWKKAGGPVVHA, encoded by the coding sequence ATGATCTTTCGCCAGCTCTTCGACAGCGTTTCGGGAACCTACAGCTACCTGCTTGCCAGCCGCGCCGGCGGCGAAGCTTTGATCCTTGATCCAGTGCTGGAGAAGGTCGACCGCTACTGCCAGCTGCTGCGCGAACTCGACCTCAAGCTGGTCAAGGCCGTCGACACCCATCTGCATGCCGACCACGTCACCGGGCTCGGCGAACTGCGAGACCGCACCCATTGCATGACCGTGATGGGCGACCAGACCAAGGCCGACGTGGTGGCGATGCGCGTTGCGGACGGCGACAAGGTGACGATCGAAGGGCTGTCGCTCGACGTGATGTACACACCGGGCCACACCGACGATTCCTATTCCTACCTGATGGGCGACCGCGTCTTCACCGGCGACACGCTGCTGATCCGTGGCACCGGCCGCACAGATTTCCAGAACGGCTCGTCCCGCGCGCAATATGATTCGATCTTCAACCGGCTGCTGAAGCTGCCGGACGAGACGATGGTCTTCCCGGCGCACGACTACAAGGGTGACACCGTCTCCACCATCGGCGAGGAGAAGCGCTACAATCCCCGCCTCCAGGTGCGCTCCGTCGACGAATATATCGAGCTGATGGCGAACCTGAAGCTGCCCAACCCGAAGATGATGGACGTCGCGGTGCCCGCCAATATGCGGGTCGGCCTGCATCAGGACGAGTTGGCGAAAGAGGGCCGCGCGCTCAGCGCGGTCGAGGCGATCCGCTCGCTGCACCGGCCCGACATCCTGCTGGTCGATCTGCGCGAGACCAATGAACGGATGAAGCATGGCATGCTCGAAGGCGCGCTGCACACGCCCTATCCGAGCGTGGAGGAGAGCCTCAAGCCCGGCGGCATGCTGCGCGAGGTCGCTGCCGCGACGGGGCGCCGCGTCGTGTTCTTCTGCGCTTTCGGCGAGCGTTCGGCGATGGCTGTTGCCGCGGCCAAGGAGGCCGGCCTTTCCAACACCGCTCATATCGCAGGCGGTATCGATGCCTGGAAGAAGGCGGGCGGCCCGGTGGTGCACGCCTGA
- a CDS encoding FtsX-like permease family protein — protein MRRALWVLAVLLSHWRRHRMQFATLLIGLIAATALWSGVQAINQQARTAYDRAAATFGGVRTATLVAPDAATFSQDLFVKLRRTGWPVSPVLEGRVQVNGRSMRLLGIEPVTLPVDVGNAPRLGAADLGSFVAPPGQTLAARETLGDLHEAEGATPSISSGAELPPLHVLPQLVPDVLVVDIGVAQRLLNKPDQVSRLLIGKVKGKPAPLASVVGEQLKRVEPNAETELERLTDSFHLNLTAFGLLSFFVGLFIVNSAVGLAFEQRLPMLRTLRACGASARLVNSVLVVELVALALLAGLIGLVCGYVIAAALLPDVAASLRGLYGAQIPGQLTLRPEWWLAGIGISIAGAIVAAATSLIKAIRMPVLATAQPRAWQQRQRRWLMLQSLAACAVFAVALLLLYYGQSLIAGFGQLAALMLGAALILPAFLELLLLVGQRLARGPLALWFWADSRQQLSGLSLALMALLLALAVNVGVSTMVETFSRTFVGWLDGRLAADVYISAADNAQAVAIRNWLRDRSEVQAILSGGRAETQVQGQPVELLGLPDHALYRERWPLLESAPRAWTQLVPGNAAFISEQLSRRLGVRVGDVIEVPAPGGSWELDIVGIYADYGNPKGQLAVNVAALIRQFPQTPQTRIGLVVPRDKIAGLIAALHKRFALDDRAVADQATVKAESIRIFNRTFAVTSALNAFTLGVAGIALLTSLLTLANSRLPQLAPLWAIGITRPRLAAIELTKTLSVALFTTLLAVPLGLLVAWCLIAIVNVKAFGWRLPFHVFPLQLVELVAVALVASLLAALPPVLRLARMQAAHLVKVFANER, from the coding sequence ATGAGACGCGCGCTGTGGGTGCTCGCGGTGCTGCTCAGCCATTGGCGGCGACACAGGATGCAGTTCGCGACGCTGCTGATCGGGCTGATCGCGGCGACCGCGCTGTGGAGCGGTGTGCAGGCGATCAACCAGCAGGCCCGCACGGCCTATGACCGCGCGGCGGCGACGTTTGGCGGCGTGCGCACGGCCACGCTGGTCGCACCTGATGCGGCGACGTTCTCGCAGGACTTGTTCGTCAAGCTCCGCCGCACAGGCTGGCCGGTTTCGCCAGTGCTGGAAGGCCGGGTCCAGGTCAATGGGCGTTCGATGCGGCTGCTCGGCATCGAGCCGGTGACGCTGCCGGTCGATGTCGGCAATGCGCCGCGCCTTGGTGCCGCGGACCTGGGCAGCTTCGTCGCGCCACCGGGCCAGACGCTGGCGGCGCGAGAGACGCTTGGCGATTTGCACGAGGCGGAAGGCGCGACGCCGTCGATCAGCAGTGGCGCAGAGCTGCCGCCGCTGCATGTGCTGCCGCAACTCGTGCCCGACGTGCTGGTGGTCGATATCGGCGTGGCGCAGCGGCTCCTGAACAAGCCGGACCAGGTCTCGCGCCTGCTGATCGGCAAAGTGAAGGGCAAGCCTGCGCCGCTCGCAAGCGTCGTCGGCGAGCAGTTGAAGCGGGTCGAGCCGAATGCGGAGACGGAGCTGGAACGTCTGACCGACAGTTTTCATCTCAACCTCACCGCCTTCGGCCTGCTGTCGTTCTTCGTCGGCCTCTTCATCGTCAACTCGGCCGTCGGACTCGCCTTCGAACAGCGGCTGCCGATGCTGCGCACCTTGCGCGCCTGCGGCGCCTCGGCGCGGCTGGTCAACAGCGTGCTGGTGGTCGAGCTGGTGGCGCTGGCGCTGCTCGCAGGGCTGATCGGGCTCGTCTGCGGCTATGTGATCGCGGCCGCGCTGCTGCCCGACGTCGCAGCGTCGCTGCGCGGGCTTTATGGCGCGCAGATTCCGGGGCAGCTCACGCTTCGGCCCGAGTGGTGGCTTGCCGGCATCGGCATCAGCATTGCCGGCGCGATCGTGGCGGCCGCGACCAGCCTGATCAAGGCGATCCGGATGCCCGTGCTGGCGACCGCACAGCCGCGGGCCTGGCAGCAACGGCAGCGCCGCTGGCTGATGCTGCAAAGTCTTGCCGCCTGCGCGGTGTTCGCGGTCGCGCTGCTGCTGCTCTATTACGGACAGTCGTTGATCGCAGGGTTCGGCCAGCTGGCGGCGCTGATGCTCGGCGCAGCTCTGATCCTACCGGCCTTCCTCGAACTCCTCTTGCTCGTCGGCCAGCGTTTGGCGCGCGGGCCGCTGGCGCTGTGGTTCTGGGCCGACAGCCGGCAACAGCTGTCCGGGTTGTCGCTGGCATTGATGGCGCTGCTGCTCGCGCTGGCGGTCAATGTCGGCGTCTCGACCATGGTGGAAACGTTCAGCCGCACCTTCGTCGGCTGGCTCGATGGACGGCTCGCCGCCGACGTCTATATCAGCGCCGCCGACAATGCGCAGGCGGTCGCGATCCGCAACTGGCTGCGGGACCGCAGCGAGGTGCAGGCGATCCTGTCGGGTGGGCGGGCGGAGACGCAGGTGCAGGGCCAGCCGGTGGAACTGCTCGGCCTGCCCGATCACGCGCTCTATCGCGAGCGCTGGCCGCTGCTGGAGTCCGCGCCGCGCGCCTGGACGCAACTGGTGCCGGGCAACGCCGCCTTCATCAGCGAGCAGCTGAGCCGCCGCCTCGGCGTCCGCGTCGGCGACGTCATCGAGGTGCCGGCGCCTGGGGGGAGCTGGGAGCTCGACATCGTCGGCATCTATGCCGATTACGGCAATCCCAAGGGACAGCTCGCGGTGAATGTCGCGGCGCTGATCCGGCAGTTTCCGCAGACGCCGCAGACGCGGATCGGACTCGTCGTTCCACGGGACAAAATTGCCGGCCTGATCGCGGCCTTGCACAAGCGGTTCGCGCTCGACGATCGCGCGGTGGCCGATCAGGCAACGGTGAAGGCCGAATCGATCCGCATCTTCAACCGCACCTTTGCGGTGACCTCGGCGCTGAACGCCTTCACGCTCGGCGTCGCCGGCATCGCGCTGCTGACCAGCCTGCTCACGCTGGCGAACTCGCGCCTGCCGCAGCTCGCGCCGCTCTGGGCGATCGGCATCACACGGCCGCGCCTTGCGGCGATCGAATTGACCAAGACGCTGTCGGTCGCGCTGTTCACGACGCTGCTCGCGGTGCCGCTCGGGCTGTTGGTGGCGTGGTGCCTGATCGCGATCGTCAACGTGAAGGCGTTCGGCTGGCGACTGCCGTTCCACGTCTTTCCGCTGCAACTGGTCGAGCTGGTGGCGGTCGCGCTTGTAGCCTCGCTGCTGGCCGCGCTGCCGCCGGTGCTACGGCTGGCGCGGATGCAGGCCGCACACCTCGTCAAGGTGTTTGCCAATGAGCGCTGA
- the soxB gene encoding thiosulfohydrolase SoxB, which translates to MAIRRRDFLKSSAIAAASLALPRLARGAEAAGIYDIERFGNARILHTTDTHAQLNPVYFREPSVNIGIAEMAGRPPHLVGRAFLERFGIRPDSADAYAFTCVEFEKSAGRFGKLGGFAHLKTLIDRLRSDVGDKHAMLVDGGDLWQGTGLANVMQGRDMVEVANLLGIEAMTGHWEFTYGEQALRDNLEHFKGEFLAQNVFLTEEAAFNDAPAFDKATGRVFKPSIIKELSGHRVAVIGQAFPYVPIAHPKRFTPNWTFGIRDEELQKHVDALRGNDKVDAVILLSHNGMDVDLKLASRVTGIDIILGGHTHDAVPQPIPVTNAGGTTLVTNAGSNGKFLAVLDLALDKGKVSDVKYHLLPVYSELLKPDPAMAELIGKLRAPVVTDWSEKIATPDRLLYRRDNFAGPVDELICAALRTELDAQIALSPGFRWGVTALSGQPITMEDLLAETAITYPETYVQEMTGADIKNVLEDICDNLFNADPYHQQGGDMVRAGGLSYACSPANAIGSRISELKLANGRALNANHRYKVAGWASVNGQQGAPVWDVVGKYLRSGRMFQERLGSGVALKGVDGNPGIAG; encoded by the coding sequence ATGGCGATCCGCCGCCGCGATTTCCTGAAGAGCTCGGCAATCGCTGCCGCATCGCTTGCGCTGCCGCGGCTTGCGCGCGGCGCTGAAGCCGCCGGCATTTACGACATCGAGCGGTTCGGTAACGCGCGGATCCTGCACACCACCGACACGCATGCGCAGCTCAATCCGGTCTATTTCCGCGAGCCCAGCGTCAATATCGGCATTGCCGAGATGGCGGGACGGCCGCCGCATCTGGTCGGCCGCGCCTTTCTGGAACGATTCGGAATCCGGCCCGACAGCGCCGATGCCTATGCTTTCACCTGCGTCGAGTTCGAGAAGTCGGCCGGCCGCTTCGGCAAGCTCGGGGGCTTTGCCCATCTGAAGACGCTGATCGACCGCCTCCGCAGCGACGTCGGCGACAAGCATGCCATGCTGGTCGACGGCGGCGATCTCTGGCAGGGCACGGGCCTCGCCAACGTCATGCAGGGCCGCGACATGGTCGAGGTCGCCAATCTGCTCGGCATCGAGGCGATGACCGGGCATTGGGAATTCACCTATGGCGAGCAGGCGCTGCGCGACAATCTCGAGCACTTCAAGGGCGAGTTTCTGGCGCAGAACGTCTTCCTGACCGAGGAAGCCGCCTTCAACGACGCCCCCGCCTTCGACAAGGCGACGGGGCGCGTCTTCAAGCCGTCCATCATCAAGGAGCTCAGTGGCCATCGCGTCGCTGTCATCGGCCAGGCCTTTCCTTACGTGCCGATCGCGCATCCCAAGCGGTTCACACCGAACTGGACCTTCGGCATTCGCGATGAGGAGCTCCAGAAGCACGTCGACGCATTGCGCGGCAACGACAAGGTCGATGCAGTCATCCTGCTCTCGCACAACGGCATGGACGTCGACCTCAAGCTCGCAAGCCGCGTCACCGGCATCGACATCATCCTCGGCGGCCACACCCATGACGCCGTGCCGCAGCCGATTCCCGTGACGAACGCCGGGGGTACGACGCTCGTCACCAATGCCGGGTCCAATGGAAAATTCCTGGCCGTGCTCGATCTCGCGCTCGACAAGGGAAAGGTCAGCGACGTTAAATATCATCTGCTGCCGGTCTATTCCGAACTGCTGAAGCCCGATCCCGCCATGGCCGAGCTGATCGGCAAGCTGCGCGCGCCTGTTGTCACCGACTGGTCGGAGAAGATCGCGACGCCCGATCGGTTGCTCTATCGTCGCGATAATTTCGCCGGCCCCGTCGACGAGCTGATCTGCGCCGCCCTGCGCACCGAGCTCGACGCCCAGATCGCGCTGTCGCCCGGCTTCCGCTGGGGCGTCACCGCGCTATCAGGCCAGCCGATCACGATGGAAGACCTGCTCGCGGAAACCGCGATCACCTATCCCGAGACGTACGTGCAGGAGATGACGGGCGCGGACATCAAGAACGTGCTCGAAGACATTTGCGACAATCTCTTCAACGCCGATCCCTACCATCAGCAGGGCGGCGACATGGTGCGCGCCGGCGGGCTCAGCTACGCCTGCAGCCCCGCCAATGCGATCGGCAGCCGCATCTCCGAGCTCAAGCTCGCCAACGGCAGGGCGCTCAACGCCAACCATCGCTACAAGGTCGCGGGCTGGGCCTCGGTCAACGGCCAGCAGGGCGCGCCGGTATGGGACGTCGTCGGCAAATATCTGCGCTCAGGCCGGATGTTCCAGGAACGGCTCGGCAGCGGCGTCGCGCTCAAGGGCGTCGACGGCAATCCGGGCATTGCGGGATAG
- the soxA gene encoding sulfur oxidation c-type cytochrome SoxA: protein MKARTALLLSSLSAALVAFALTSPRVVAADKIDPVADAKAFQNYFFHKFPDVKHEDFVNGPYSMNEGMRRQWQEKEEFPPYEFVLDAGKEMFSTPFKNGKTYADCFPDGGIGIRQNYPYFDTKEGKVVTLELALNRCREANGEQPYSYVKDEMASLTAYMAFTSRGKPMDIKIPDDPRAREAFENGKRYFYTRRGQLNFSCASCHVQSPGQRIRAEILAPALGILNAMPIYRSEWNGMGTISRRFITCNSQTRAVPLEPQAEEYRDVEYFLSYVANGLPISGPGARP from the coding sequence ATGAAGGCCCGCACCGCCCTCCTGCTGTCTTCGCTCAGCGCCGCGCTGGTCGCGTTCGCGCTCACCTCTCCGCGCGTTGTTGCGGCCGACAAGATCGATCCCGTCGCCGACGCCAAGGCATTCCAGAACTACTTCTTCCACAAGTTTCCCGATGTGAAGCATGAGGATTTCGTCAACGGTCCTTATTCCATGAACGAGGGCATGAGGCGGCAGTGGCAGGAGAAGGAGGAATTCCCGCCCTACGAGTTTGTGCTCGACGCCGGCAAGGAGATGTTTTCGACGCCGTTCAAGAACGGCAAGACCTATGCCGACTGCTTCCCCGACGGTGGCATCGGCATTCGCCAGAACTATCCCTATTTCGACACGAAGGAGGGCAAGGTCGTCACGCTGGAGCTCGCGCTCAACCGCTGCCGCGAGGCCAATGGCGAACAGCCCTACTCCTACGTCAAGGACGAGATGGCCTCGCTCACGGCGTACATGGCCTTCACCTCGCGCGGCAAGCCGATGGACATCAAGATCCCCGATGACCCCCGTGCGCGCGAAGCGTTCGAGAACGGCAAGCGCTATTTCTACACCCGCCGCGGGCAGCTGAATTTTTCCTGCGCGAGCTGCCATGTGCAGAGCCCGGGCCAGCGCATCCGCGCCGAGATCCTGGCGCCCGCGCTCGGCATTCTGAACGCGATGCCGATCTACCGCTCCGAATGGAACGGCATGGGCACGATCAGCCGCCGCTTCATCACCTGCAACAGCCAGACCCGCGCGGTCCCGCTGGAGCCGCAGGCGGAAGAATATCGCGACGTCGAGTATTTCCTGTCCTACGTCGCCAACGGCCTGCCGATTTCGGGCCCGGGAGCGCGGCCATGA
- a CDS encoding ABC transporter ATP-binding protein, which produces MLSIRNLSKTFTSAGEPVHVLRGVDLDLRAGERVALTGESGSGKSTLLHLIAGLDAADGGTIRLEDTEITELADAGRAELRRDRIGLVFQQFNLIPSLSVADNLAFQARIAGRHDTAWTRELVERLGLGGLLKRYPEQLSGGQQQRVAIGRALATKPSLLLADEPTGNLDEATADDVLALTRDLVARTGCGFLMVTHSLHLAGTLDRHIVLHAGRIA; this is translated from the coding sequence TTGCTGAGCATCCGAAACCTCTCCAAAACCTTCACCTCGGCCGGCGAGCCGGTCCATGTGCTGCGTGGCGTCGATCTCGACCTGAGGGCGGGCGAGCGCGTCGCGCTCACTGGCGAATCCGGCAGCGGCAAGAGCACGCTGCTGCACCTGATCGCCGGGCTGGATGCCGCCGATGGCGGTACGATCCGGCTGGAGGATACCGAGATCACCGAGCTCGCGGACGCCGGGCGCGCCGAACTGCGGCGTGACCGGATTGGCCTCGTGTTTCAGCAGTTCAACCTGATCCCGAGCCTGTCGGTGGCGGACAACCTCGCCTTCCAGGCGCGCATCGCCGGCCGGCATGATACGGCATGGACCAGGGAGCTGGTCGAACGGCTCGGGCTCGGCGGCCTGCTCAAGCGTTATCCAGAGCAATTGTCGGGCGGCCAGCAGCAGCGGGTCGCGATCGGTCGGGCACTGGCGACCAAGCCGTCGCTGCTGCTCGCGGACGAGCCGACCGGCAATCTGGACGAAGCCACGGCCGACGATGTGCTGGCACTGACGCGCGACCTCGTCGCACGCACCGGCTGCGGCTTCCTGATGGTGACGCACAGTTTGCATCTGGCCGGCACGCTCGACCGCCACATCGTCCTCCACGCAGGGCGGATCGCATGA
- the soxZ gene encoding thiosulfate oxidation carrier complex protein SoxZ, translating to MASSIRVRATSNGDITEVQTLIQHPMDTGLVKDAKGELIPAHYIQELKFACNGKDVFVANWGTAISKDPYVKFSFKGGRKGDDLTISWADNKGGSDTTTAKIA from the coding sequence ATGGCATCCAGCATTCGCGTCCGCGCAACGTCGAACGGCGACATCACCGAGGTGCAGACGCTGATCCAGCACCCCATGGATACCGGCCTGGTCAAGGACGCCAAGGGCGAGTTGATTCCGGCGCACTACATCCAGGAACTGAAGTTCGCATGTAACGGCAAGGACGTCTTCGTCGCCAATTGGGGCACCGCGATCTCCAAGGACCCCTACGTCAAGTTCAGCTTCAAGGGCGGCAGGAAGGGCGACGATCTGACGATCTCCTGGGCCGACAACAAGGGTGGATCGGATACGACCACCGCGAAGATCGCGTGA
- a CDS encoding MFS transporter, translating to MSAQGTPSAAGRTAGVSQGTNATPKGAWTVTFLLFLFMVVNFADKIVVGLAGVPIMTELKLEPAQFGLLGSSFFFLFSISAIVVGFIVNKVATRYVLLTLAVVWALAQFPMVGTVSFTTLLICRIVLGAGEGPAFSVAAHAIYKWFPDEKRTLPTAILSQGSAFGVILAVPALNWVIVNHSWHYAFGALGLVGLIWVCAWLALGKEGPLEDTQALAANEPKIPYVQLLTSRTFLGCVIATFGAYWALSLGLTWFTAFIITGLGFSQQQAGFISILPWVFGATIVILTGWISQVMMARGYTTRISRGVLGSVPLVIGGLILALMPHVSGAGLQIALLVVGSGLCGAIYVVCPPMLGEFTPASQRGAVIAIYGALYTLSGIIAPMVMGTVIQRAGSMLNGYMTGFTINALVMIGSGVVGLLLLRPNTEKARLTRGAAPREAGLKGVVSPT from the coding sequence ATGAGCGCTCAGGGAACGCCCAGTGCGGCGGGCAGGACGGCAGGGGTGTCCCAAGGGACGAATGCAACGCCGAAGGGCGCCTGGACCGTCACTTTTCTGCTCTTTCTCTTCATGGTCGTGAACTTCGCCGACAAGATCGTCGTCGGCCTCGCCGGCGTGCCGATCATGACCGAACTGAAGCTCGAGCCTGCGCAGTTCGGCCTGCTCGGCTCCTCGTTCTTCTTCCTGTTCTCGATCTCGGCCATCGTGGTCGGCTTCATCGTCAACAAGGTGGCAACGCGTTATGTGCTGCTGACCTTGGCGGTGGTCTGGGCGCTGGCGCAGTTTCCGATGGTCGGCACCGTCTCCTTCACCACACTGTTGATCTGCCGCATCGTGCTCGGTGCGGGTGAAGGGCCGGCCTTCTCGGTTGCCGCGCACGCGATCTACAAATGGTTCCCGGACGAGAAGCGCACGCTGCCGACCGCGATCCTGTCGCAGGGTTCGGCCTTCGGCGTCATTCTCGCCGTGCCGGCGCTGAACTGGGTGATCGTCAACCACTCCTGGCACTACGCCTTCGGCGCACTCGGCCTGGTCGGACTGATCTGGGTCTGTGCCTGGCTCGCGCTCGGCAAGGAAGGTCCGCTCGAGGACACCCAGGCGCTCGCGGCCAATGAGCCGAAAATTCCCTACGTCCAGCTGCTGACCTCCCGCACCTTCCTCGGCTGCGTGATCGCGACCTTCGGTGCCTATTGGGCGCTCTCGCTCGGCCTCACCTGGTTCACCGCCTTCATCATCACGGGCCTCGGCTTCTCGCAGCAGCAGGCCGGCTTCATCTCGATCCTGCCCTGGGTGTTCGGCGCCACCATCGTCATCCTGACCGGCTGGATCTCGCAGGTGATGATGGCGCGCGGTTACACCACGCGCATCTCGCGCGGCGTGCTCGGCTCGGTGCCGCTGGTCATCGGCGGCCTGATCCTCGCGTTGATGCCGCATGTCTCGGGCGCGGGTCTGCAGATCGCGCTGCTCGTCGTCGGCTCGGGCCTCTGCGGTGCGATCTATGTGGTGTGCCCGCCGATGCTCGGCGAGTTCACGCCCGCCTCGCAGCGCGGCGCGGTCATCGCGATCTACGGCGCGCTCTACACGCTCTCGGGCATCATCGCCCCGATGGTGATGGGCACCGTGATCCAGCGCGCCGGCAGCATGCTCAACGGCTACATGACCGGCTTCACCATCAACGCGCTGGTGATGATCGGCTCCGGCGTCGTCGGCCTGCTGTTGCTCCGGCCGAACACGGAAAAGGCCAGGCTGACCCGTGGCGCGGCTCCGCGGGAAGCCGGGTTGAAGGGTGTGGTCTCGCCGACGTAA
- the soxY gene encoding thiosulfate oxidation carrier protein SoxY, whose amino-acid sequence MTTTTGPHPTRRLILQGAVSVALIGLGNLAFVPAHAAANDKYPEEAFKLKNQADAIKALYGRTAEPSDKVKLDAPEIAENGGVVPMSVTTTLDKVTSISFFVAENPYALAASYKFPDGTIPAVANRLKMARTSNVTAIVEADGKLYSATKEVKVTVGGCGG is encoded by the coding sequence ATGACGACGACCACCGGCCCTCATCCGACGCGGCGCCTGATCCTTCAGGGCGCCGTCTCGGTCGCGCTGATCGGCCTCGGCAATCTCGCATTCGTGCCGGCGCACGCCGCGGCCAACGACAAATATCCGGAAGAGGCGTTCAAACTGAAGAACCAGGCCGACGCGATCAAGGCGCTCTATGGCAGGACCGCCGAGCCGTCCGACAAGGTCAAGCTCGATGCGCCAGAGATCGCCGAAAACGGCGGCGTGGTGCCGATGTCGGTGACGACGACGCTGGACAAGGTCACCTCGATCTCGTTCTTCGTCGCCGAGAATCCGTACGCACTTGCGGCGTCCTACAAATTTCCCGACGGCACGATCCCCGCCGTCGCCAACCGCCTGAAGATGGCCAGGACCAGCAACGTGACCGCGATCGTGGAAGCCGACGGCAAGCTCTACAGCGCGACCAAGGAAGTGAAGGTCACCGTCGGCGGCTGCGGCGGCTGA
- a CDS encoding MFS transporter: protein MVDVLAAPQQGKADSALRTLTGISIAHWVSHFHLLVLPMLFPFLKTQLGVGYVELGFALTVSAVVSGLTQAPTGYLVDHFGARRILLGGLTLGGLALIMLGLHLSYASLIACAVLLGLANSVYHPADYAILAEHMDEARMGRAFSVHTFAGYFGGAVAPAIVAALMTVSGGVGALLASGAIGVLVALLLVVISIPDAGAHKAKPGTADAPKQAVITPALITLTALFMLLSLSVAGINNFGVVALMSGYGATYSIANVALTAFLGSSAVGVLAGGFLADHTERHGYVAAACFAANAAIVLLIALVTLPAWALTATMATAGFLSGVIAPSRDMLVRNAAPPGAAGRAFGIVSTGFNLGGIVSPLLFGWIMDQSAPHWVFGASVIFMVATVVLSPFTERKTQAKA from the coding sequence ATGGTCGACGTTCTCGCCGCACCGCAACAAGGCAAGGCGGACAGCGCGCTGCGCACGCTGACCGGAATCTCGATCGCGCATTGGGTCAGCCATTTCCATCTGCTGGTCTTGCCGATGCTGTTCCCGTTCCTGAAGACCCAGCTTGGCGTCGGCTATGTCGAACTCGGCTTCGCCCTGACCGTGTCGGCCGTCGTCTCCGGGCTGACGCAGGCACCCACCGGCTATCTCGTCGACCATTTTGGCGCGCGCAGGATCCTGCTCGGCGGACTGACGCTCGGCGGGCTCGCGCTGATCATGCTCGGGCTGCATCTGAGCTACGCCTCGCTGATCGCCTGCGCCGTCCTGCTCGGGCTCGCCAACAGCGTCTACCATCCCGCCGATTACGCGATTCTGGCCGAGCACATGGACGAAGCGCGGATGGGCCGCGCCTTCTCGGTCCACACCTTTGCCGGCTATTTCGGTGGCGCCGTTGCACCGGCGATCGTCGCCGCGCTGATGACGGTGTCCGGCGGCGTCGGTGCGCTGCTCGCCTCGGGCGCGATCGGGGTGCTGGTGGCGCTGCTGCTGGTGGTCATAAGCATTCCCGACGCCGGCGCACACAAGGCCAAGCCCGGCACCGCGGATGCACCGAAGCAGGCCGTCATCACGCCTGCCCTGATCACGCTGACCGCGCTGTTCATGCTGCTGAGTCTGTCGGTGGCCGGCATCAACAATTTCGGCGTGGTCGCGCTGATGAGCGGCTACGGCGCGACCTATTCCATCGCCAATGTGGCGCTGACGGCATTCCTTGGCTCGAGCGCGGTGGGCGTGCTCGCCGGCGGTTTCCTCGCCGACCACACCGAGCGCCACGGCTACGTCGCCGCCGCCTGCTTTGCCGCGAATGCCGCGATCGTTCTGCTGATCGCGTTGGTCACGCTGCCGGCTTGGGCGCTCACCGCCACGATGGCAACCGCCGGCTTCCTCTCCGGCGTGATTGCGCCGTCGCGGGACATGCTGGTGCGCAATGCGGCGCCTCCCGGCGCTGCGGGGCGCGCCTTCGGCATCGTCTCCACCGGCTTCAATCTCGGCGGCATCGTCTCACCGCTGCTGTTCGGCTGGATCATGGACCAGAGCGCGCCGCATTGGGTGTTCGGCGCCTCCGTGATCTTCATGGTCGCAACGGTGGTGCTGTCGCCGTTCACGGAACGGAAGACGCAAGCCAAGGCTTGA